The window GCCGGTGGTCGGTGTGAACTGGTGTCCAATTCGAACTGAACCCGCCCCTGAGCCGCGCGCCGAGACTGTTGGGAATTCTGCACACGCCGTAGCTAAGTCGAAGCAGAGCGTCCGCAAGAGCAAGTAGGTTGTGCCGGGCAGAAATGTGTGCCAGCGCCCGTTGTCCGCTGGTCCCCCTGGATTCTGAGTTCTGTCGCGCTATGATGCGTCGGCGCGTGCGTGTCCTGGAGGGGAATGAGGCTGCCACTATAAGGCGGGAGCAAAATCAGGGTGGTGCCGTGGGAGGATATTCCCCCTCTCGCCCCTGCTGGCTCGGGTATCTCCGAGTCTAGGAGCGGGAGGGTCGTTTTTTGCCTTCTCGAAGCACCAAGTGGCGTCAATACCTGGGTGGTGTTGAGATGTCTCGGCGTAACCATCTGATGGATGAGTTGACCTGGCCGGAATATGAACAGAGGGTGAAGTCAGGCAACCCGCTGCTTTTGGCACGTGGGGCGCTGGAACAGCACGGGCCCCGTCTTCCCCTGGGAACAGACTGCTTCTAGGCTCACCGAATTGCTGAGGCCGTGGCCGAGAGAGTCGGAGGGATTGTCGCTCCCCTCGCCTACGGCTACAAGAGCCAGCCGTTCTCAGGAGGGGGACAGTCGTTCACCGGAACCACAAGCCTTGATGGGATAACCCTGACCTACCTAGTCAGGGACCTCTTGCACGAATTCATGCGCCACGGCGCAAAGCGCATGGTGCTCATCGACGGGCGCTACGAAAACGCGTCTTTCCTCACGGAAGGTATTAGCCTGGCTCTCCGAGACAAGGGAGATCCGGAGACTCGAATCCTCTTCATTCACTGGTGGGAACTGATCAAACCGGAGACCCTCGATCGGGTGTTCGGGGGAAAGTTCCCGGGGTGCGTGAGGGAGCACGCCGCGGTGCTCGAGACCTCCGCCATTGCCCATCTCGAGCCCGACCTTGTCCTGTGGGACAGGCTAACTGACGATACTGCGGGAGACATCCCGCCTTACGCGGTATACCCTCCGACCCCCAGGATCGTCCCCAAGTCCGGCGTGCTATCGCCGGCGCGCCTAGCTTCTCGGGAGGTGGGCGAGGCCCTGATCTCCGAAGCAATAGAGGGTATAGTCCGGTCCACGTGTCCCGAGTACGGAATGAAGGAAAGTGGGTGTAAGTAATGAGTCAAGACAGGCTGAACCTACCGTTCACGAGAATCATGTCGTTCTGCAAGCTTCCGATCTGCACGGACCTTGACAAACTCGACGCGGACGTGGGCATATTGGGCGCTCCGTCCGATCTCTCCACCCAATGCCATTCGGGGCCAGGTTCGGGCCGCGAGCCATCAGGAATGCCTCATCCATCTATGCGCTGCGAGGGGTGGGGTACTACGATTCCGACTTCGACACGATCTTCCTCCACGGCGTCAGGATCGTGGATTGCGGGGATTCGGACATGATCCACTACTTCTCCGACAAGTGTCTTGCGAACATCCAGGCAGATGTCGAGAAGATCGCGACTCGTGGTGTCATTCCGGTGGTCCTGGGAGGGGACCATGCGGTCACTATACCCGCGGTCCGCGGGCTGAAACAGAAAGGTCCGTTGCACTTCATCCAGTTCGACGCCCACCTTGACTTCGTGGATGAACGTTTCGGCGTCAGGGAGGGACACGGGAACGTTGTCCGGCGAGTAATGGAGATGGACCACGTGACCGGGGCCACCCAGATCGGCATCAGAGGGCCTGGATCTAGCGATCCTTCGGACTTCGCTGACGCAAAGCGCATGGGAAGCACAATCATCGGGGCGCGCGAGGTGCGTCGGTCGGATTGTGCGTCCGTATTGAACAAGGTCCCGGACGGCAGGAAGTACTACGTAACCATCGATGTGGACGCCTTCGATGCCGGACTCGCCCCGGGGAGCGGGTCTCCCTCCATCGGCGGGCTCGACTACTATCACGTGATAGACCTACTCCATGGGATCGCGGCCAAAGGCGAGGTGGTTGGCTTCGATTTCGTGGAGGTAGCCCCTCAGTACGACCAGACTGAGGTGACGGCGCAGCTCGCAGCGAGAGTCATTCTGGACTTCCTCGGAGCCATATTCCACGAAAAGCGCCGCTCCAAGTAACACCGAGCCGCACCGACTAACCAAGGCGAAAGGGGAATCACCCAGTGAAAGCTAGATTAATAGCCGCGTTCGCACTCTTGTTCCTCTCAGTCTCCGCGCTGCCAATGACGGCCGCGACCCCGCTCAAGGTGGCTTTGGTCATGCCCGGGGTAATTACCGACCAGGTTTGGAATCAGAACGGGTACGAAGGATTGCTCGCCATCAAGGATAAGTTGGGGGCCCAGATCGCTTACACGGAAAGAGTCCCACAGCCTGAACAGGCACAGGCGCTAGCGGACTACGCCCGACGAGGCTTTGACATCGTGATCGGGCACGGAGGCGAGTTCGACGCAGCCGTCAACCAGGTAGCCTCGAGATTCCCCAAGACTGAATTCGTCGTCACCAACGGCACGGCCACAGGCCCCAACGTCGCTTCGCTGGCTATCAACCATTGGCAGGTCGCCTACATGGCCGGAACCGTCGCCGGCCTTATGACCAAGACCGGGGAACTCGCCATCATCACCGGGCAGGAGTTCCAGGCGGTCAGAGATATGATAGACGGCTTCACCGCAGGCGCCCAGGCGGCGAAATCAAGCAACAAGGTAGTGGTCTCCTACACTGGAGGTTGGGACGACATCGGCAAGGCCAAGGAGGCAGCTCTCGCGCACATAGCGGACGGCGCCGATGTTCTCTATCCAATGCTTGACATGGCGTTCATTGGGGTTATAGAGGCCGCGCGCGAGAAGAAAGTTTGGTCGATGGGATTCCAGAGAGACCACCTGGATCTCGCGCCGGATACCCTGCTAACCTCGGCTCTCGAAGACGTTGGCCACGCCATGGTGTGGTTCGTCAAGACGGTCGCCGAAGGCAAGTTCGAAGGCAAACACTACTGGGTCGGTGTGGAGGAACCTGCAGCCGCTGGGTTGGGACGGTTCGGGGCCATGGTGCCCGAGAAGGTCCGCCAGCAGGCGGAGAAAGTTAGGCAGGCCATACTTGCGGGAACAATGGCCAGATCTAAGTAGTCTTAGTCAGGCTCCCGGGGCGTCGGCCGAAATCCCGGCGTCCCGGGGGCGACTGAAGAGATGGTGTGGAAAGCGGATGCTTGAGCTTCGGAACATTACGAAACGTTTCGGAGGCACGCTGGCAAACGACAACATAGGCCTGGAAGTCCGGCCCGGGACCGTCCATGCGGTCCTTGGGGAAAACGGTGCGGGAAAGAGCACCCTCATGAACATCCTGTATGGCCTGTACCGCCCAGACAGTGGGAGCAATACGCTGGATGGCAAGCAGCCTCGGATGACATCTCCCAAGACCGCGCTTTCGAACGTCATTGGCATGATCCACCAGCATTTCACCTTAGCCGCCGGATCTGACGGCAGCGGAGAATATCGCGCTCGGACTCAAGGGGCGCCATGGATTCCTCCTAGATATGCCGGGAATCGAGGCGGAGGTCAGAAGGCTGTCGGCCCGGTACTCGCTGGACGTTGATCCTCAGGCAAAGGTCAGACACCTCCCAGTCGGCGTGCAGCGGCGAGTCGAAATACTGAAGGCCCTCTTCCGCCGGGCTCGAGTGCTGATATTGGACGAACCCACATCGGGCTTGAGCCCTCCCGAAACCGCCGCGCTCTTGGACGCAATCAGACGTCTCAGGACAGAGGGCTTGATGGTTCTGTTTATAACCCACAAGCTTAAAGAGGCCTTGGACGTAAGCGACTCCATCACTGTCTTGAGGAGAGGGCGCGTCGCAGGTTCGATGGAGGCCAGAGACGCAGACGAGGAGACTCTCGCTTCGCCCATGATCGGCCAACGCACGCCCCCGGTTCTGAATCGTGCTTCGATTTCCTCAGGTCGTGAGGTGCTCAGGGTCGAGGATGCCCATTGCCTCGACGACCGGGGTCGACTGGTCCTTGCCGGAGTCTCTTTGACTGTCTTTCAGCACGAGGTGGTGGGCATCGCCGGAGTCGACGGAAACGGCCAACGCGAGCTGTCAGAGGTCGTCCTCGGGATCAGGCCTCTCACCCGCGGCCGGATCACCTTCGAAGGCCAAGACGTGCGCAACCTATCCCCGAGACAACGCTTCGAGAGAGGAGCGGCCCTGATTCCCGAGAACCGTAGGCTCCAGGGTCTCGTGATGGACGCTTCAATAGCAGAGAACCTTATTCTGAAGAGCCACCGCCGCGCTCCCCTGTCGCGGAAGGGGCTTCTGAGTCACGCTGCAATCCGTCGCAAAGCCGCGGAGTTGATTGATCAGTAAGACATCAGGGGCGGCCGGGCAGACGATTACGCCTGGGCCCTATCTGGAGGAAATCAGCAAGAGATTGTCCTTGCCCGCGAGCTTTCGAGCGAGCCGGACCTGCTCGTTGCGGTGCAACCCACACGGGGCTTGGACATAGGCGCGACCAGCTGTGTCCACCCATTGATAATAGAGCAACGCACGAGGGGAGCAGCGGTTCTCTACATCTCAACTGAACTAGATGAAATCCTGGCGGTGAGTGATCGAATCGCGGTGATGTATGGAGGAAAGGTCCTCGGGATAGTCAGAACAGCCGAGGCTGATCTCAAGAAGATCGGGATGATGATGGCAGGGCTGTCGGCTTGACTCGACGGCGTCGCCAAGAAGACAAGTCCGCGCACGCCTCGGGACATGCCTATCCTCCCTGCTCTTCGGGGCGCTCAGGGCGGGCGCCGCGATAATGCAGCGGATGGAAGGGGTTCCGGCTGCGCTGGTCTACACGATACAGGGAATGACCGTCCTGTTGGTGTCGGTGACCATGGCGGTGGCGGACTGGCCTGCGGTTCGCCGGTGGCTCCGGGGAGTCGATATCGCCGGAGTCTCCCCGAATTCAGCGAGGCCTGTCTCCGGCCTGCCCAGTTCCGTCCCGGGGCGCCCGAACATGGCGCGGAGGGCCAGGACGAGACTTCTCAGCTTGGAACCTGCGAGCGAGGCGCTGCAACATGCTTGAGATTCCTTTCGTTTCTTTTCTGCAAGATTGGCTGTCCGCCTCGGTGCGGATGACAACGCGGATAGCCCTCGCGGCGCAGGGAGGCCTGATATCGGAGAGATCCGAGGCCTTCAACATAGCCCTCGAAGGCTCCATGCTGATCGGGGCGTTTGCGGCCACCGCAGTCTCGCACTACACCCAAAGCCCCCTTGCAGGAGTCTTGGCCGCGGTCCTCGCCGGGGCGCTCGTTGCTTTGATTCACGCCGCAGTCAGCGTCTCGTTGGGAGCGAACCAGATAGTCTCGGGAGTGGCGATAAACCTTGCGGCCTTGGGCCTCACCACCATCTTCGCAAGGATGTACCTGAGGCCGGGGCTGGTCGCCCGGGTGCCCGCGCTCTCCGTCGTCCCGATTCCGCCACTGTCGCAGATACCGCTCGTCGGCCCGGTGTTCTTCAGGCAGACCGGAATAACCTATGCACTGTATGTGGTCGCGCCCGCTCTTGCTTTCCTGCTCTTTCGAACCACATGGGGACTTGCTCTCCGAGCCACTGGAGAGTACCCCAAGGCATCCGAGACTGCAGGCCTCAACGTGACTGTCATCAGGTACGTGTGTGTGACAACAAGCGGAATGCTCGCAGCCTTGAGAGGCGCTTCCCTTTCGGTAGCGCAGGTCAAGATGTTCACTGAAGGGATGACTGCGGGGCGGGGGTTCATTGCGCTGGCCGCAATCATTCTCGGAAGGTGGAACCCTCTGGGAACGCTCGCCGCAGCCGCCCTCTTCGGCGCAGCCGACGCCCTTCGGCTTCGCGTCCAGGTTCTTAACATCGGCATCCCGTACCGGTTGATAGTCGCCCTCCCGTACGTCCTCGCCCTTGCCGCATTGGTCGGGTTTAAGGGACGCTCCTCCGCTCCGGCCGCAATCGGAGTAGCGTATCGGAGGGAGGAGGGGTAGAGGCCATCCGCGGCAGTGCGGCGTGTGGGTTAGCCAAGGTGATTTCGCCGCCTGTCCGGAAAGTTTCTCCCACCCCTGGAGCGTATAATACATTCAGTGGACAAGACCCGCCCACATCGTCCAGACGGTAACATAAATCGTGGGCAGGGTCGTTCGGTTTCCGGGGGGTTAGCGCCGTGAGTCTTACGTTCTACGATTTTTTCGCCGGATCCGGGTTGGTGACCCTTGCGCTATCCGAGGACTGGTCCTGCGCTTGGGCCAATGACATCGACCCCAAGAAGGCCGAAGTGCATAATGCCAACTTCGGATCAAATCACCTGCACTTGGGAGACATCGCCCACATAAGCGCGGCCAGCCTTCCGCAAGGCGCCGACATGGCCTGGGCGTCGTTTCCGTGTCAAGATCTCTCTCTTGCAGGATGGCGCAAGGGCATGACCGCGCGGCGGAGCGGAACATTCTGGGAGTTCTGGCGTGTCATGAACGAACTGTGGCAGGTCGATGACCGCCCGCCGCTGATCGTCCTGGAGAACGTGCCCGGCCTGCTTTACGATGACAGCTTCCCGGGGCTCCGCGAAGCTCTTGCTTCCCTTGGCCTGCAGTTTGGCGCTCTCGTCGTTGATGGGGTTCACTTCGTACCTCAGTCTCGTCCGCGTGTGTTCATAGTCGCTGTCGACTCACGTCTCGATTGCTCAGCTTACACTCAACCATTGCCGGGGAGGTCCATGGTTTCCGCCCAACTTGGTGCGCTCATGGACCAAGCTCGCCGCGCCGGTGTCCGATTTGTGGAGGTGGTGGGGGTTGCCGGTTCCAGCGTCCAACTGTGGGCAAAATGCAGTTGAACTGATTGAAGACGGGCCGGATGTCGAGTGGGATTCGGCGGAGGAGACCCAGAGATTGCTATCTTTGATGTCCGACCTCAACCGCCGGAAGGTCGAGGAAGCGCTGGCCTCGGGGGGGGGGGGGGGGCCNNNNNNNNNNGCTGTTGGCTTCTTATATAAAAGGACTAGGCGGGGACATCAACAGGCAGAGGTGAGGTTTGACGGCGTGGCCGGATGCATTCGCACTCCGCGGGGCGGATCCAGCAGACAGACAGTAGTCCTCGTCAAGGACGGCAAGGTAAGGACACGTCCTTCTGGCCCCGCGGGAGGCCGCGCGGCTCATGGGTGCCCCTGATACGTTTTGGCTGCCCCCTCGCTTCAACCATGGCTATCGAGCCATGGGGGACGCCGTCGTGGTTCCTGCTGTCAGCTGGCTTTCGAAGCACCTGCTGGTTCCGCTCGCACTTGAATGCCGCGGCGCCGGGCCGGAGTTAAGGGGCGGAGCGAACCACTTCAGCCAGTCCGAAGGTCTTCTGTCGTCTAGAAGGACGGCTGAGGAACTTGCCGAAAGGTGGCAACAAAACAGTGCGGTGTACAAAGAACCTACGGGAGCAGCTGAAAGCGGATCTTGAGCGATGGTATAACGATGAACGGCCCAAACCCGGCGAGGAGCCCGAGTGATACGTGGTATGCGCAGGCCTGGCTGTTCTTGAGCATATGAGAAGCGCTTTCCCTCTTAGTGAGGACGACTACCTGACTGAAGGGAATCAGGTCAAGACCAGCGGTGCCATGATAAGTCGGGTTTTGTCACGCTATGGCGAGACGCGCACGTATGCCAAGGAGGGCGCAAGGACTACGCGAAGGACGAGAGTTGCCGCGGAACGGATGGCCAAGATTCTGAATGCTCGTGACGGTATCGCAGAGCTGTCGCCTGAAGAGCGACTCCAGGTCATTGATGAGCTCCGGAAATGGCTGACCGGCCGCGCAAAAGAGTGCTTCGACCGAAAACGCATCGAGGTTAGCATTGAATTGGAGAAACCGATGTCTTGCATCATTGGAGACATCCTACAAGCAGCCCATGATAGAAACCTGGCCAGCGCCGTCGCCCAACACCTGGTAGGTGCCAAGCTGACCTTGCGATGTCCTGACACTCAAATCGAGAACCACTCATACACGACCGCTGATGAGCAGCTTGGACGACCTGGCGACTTCCTCATCGGGGATTCCGTGTTCCACGTTACTGTGGCACCGATGCCGCCGCTCTTCGAAAAATGCCTAAGAAACATCAGCGATGGATATCGCGTCGTTGTGCTCACTCAGCGGACACGATTGGAGGCAGCCAGGCAGATGGCTGAACAGGCTGGCCTGCACAACAGGATTGACGTAAGCTCTGTGGAGCAGTTTGTTGGCCAGAATGTTTGCGAAACGGGCAAGTTCACTCGGCTCGGAACTCAGCATGAACTCCGAAGTCTGTCGGAGGTTTATAACTCGCGGGTGGAGGAACTAGAGACTAACAAAGCAATCATGATTGAGATCTCAATGAACCTATGAATTGCGATTCTCGGTAGCCTCTTGGCTCTCGTCCCCTACGTTCGCGCAGTTGGCTCAGGAGGTCGTCGACCCCTGTAGCCAGGCTGCACTCCCAGATCACCACCACGTTCCAGCCCAGATCCCGCAAGGCCTGATGGTTTCTGAGGTCGCGCGCCACGTTGCGGGCGATCTTCTGCGCCCAGTATTCATGGTGGGTCGACGGCATATGGCCGCGCTTGCACTCATGTCCATGCCACAGACAGCCGTTCACGAACACGGCGGTCTTGTAGCGAGGCAGCACGATGTCCGGCCTGCCGGGAAGATCCCGACGATGCAGGCGGAATCTGAATCCGGCCGCGTGCAGGCAGGTTCTCACGCGCTACTCCGGGGCGGTGTCGCAGGACTTGATCCGCGACATTATACGGCTTCTTACTTCAGGGTTCACAGTATCGGTCATCGAGTGTCGTCAGCCCGCCTCCGCAGTGTTGAAATGTAGAAGATCTATGGCTGATTATACACCGAAACCGGGCACGAGAAGTCAGCAATCTCACCGCCCTCTAGGCCCCTCCACATGCGGCCTCCTGTCCGAGCAATTGCACCGCCTTGCGAGCTTCCCCCTCTGCACTCCCCCTGCCCTTTATTGGCTTCACCTTCCCCGTTTCCACACCGGAAACATTTCTTGTCCAGAAAGTAGGATTTTGCGCTCCCCCGTAGAATACTCCGATCGTCAGGTTTAACGTTAAAGTGAACAGCGAGGGCATACTTGGGCACGCCCACGCCGTAGCAGTACTCCACTGGGGTGACGGCCAGTTGAGCGCCTTGCTCAGTGTATGTCTGCCCGGTTTCTTAAGCGATTGAGATAGACCATCTCTTGGGAGGGACTCTTCACCGTGCGACGCGTGACACTAAAGGACATAGCAGCCCGGGCGGGTGTCTCGGTGACTGCGGTATCGAGAGCGCTCAATGGGCACAAGGACATCGCGGAGGATACGCGGGTTCGAATCAAGGAACTTGCCCGGTCGCTCAACTACCAGCCAAACATCGTAGCAAGGAGCCTCGTCACCCAGCGCAGCAGGGCTATAGGCCTGTTTCTCCTGGGGCGTGAAAAAGGCCAGGGGTTTTCCCACCCCTTCTCCGGGCAGATCATAAACGGCATGCTCGACAAGCTCACTGAGAACGGCTACGACCTCATAGTCTTCAACGTCAACAGAGCACCACGCTCGGGCGAGCCCTCCTATCTGGACCTGTGCAGGCGCCGGAACGTTGAAGGCGCTTTCTTCATGGGCCTTCGCCTGGACGATCCGTGGTTGCCGGAGCTCAAGAACAGCTCGATTCCAGTTGTTGCGCTTGACATGCCGCTTGCCGGGCAGAGGGCGTTCTCGGTTGGGTGTGATAACGTCTCCGGTGCGTACGCCGCAGTCCGTTACCTGATTGAGCTCGGGCACTCCAAGATAGGCATGATCAACGGGCACGCCCAGGCGGCGGTCAGCTTCGACAGGCAGGAAGGCTACAAGGCTGCGCTGGTCGACTCAGGCCTTCCATACGACCCCAGGCTCGTAGTTGAAGGCAACTTCGATATGGAGACTGGACGAGCTGCGTTTGCTAGGCTTCTCGCGGCAGCCCCCGAAGTAACAGCAGTGTTCGCGGCATCGGACCTGATGGCTTTCGGTGTGCTCAAGGAGGCTGCCGAGCGCGGAATCCGGGTACCCGACGACCTCTCGGTAATCGGGTTCGACAACATCGACATGTCCTCGATGGCGTCCCCGCCCCTCACGACCATGAGCCAGCCTCGGTACGAGCTAGGCCAGACGGTCGGAGAGATGTTCGTGTCGGCATGTAATGGAAAGATGCCATTGTCGACAGTACTTCTCAAAGCGGATCTCATTGTGCGCAACTCGACTGCGAGCCCAAATCAGAGACTGAGGAGGTGAGACGGCGGTCCCGTTTTGGGGAGACCGTGAGTCCGGGCGGGGGCTGGCCGCCGGGCCAGAAGGGGCGGGATCCCTCGCTCAAACCAGATCTATAAGGGAGGCATGTCTGAGATGAAACGCAACATCGTGTTTTCCCTGGTTCTACTCGCGGCGCTCTTGGGAACCACCACGACGTTCCACGCAGCCGACGTGGAAATCCGGGTCGCGGGGTTCGGCGGAAACGATGTCGCCATCGTCGAGGAGCTTCTGGCCAGGTTCGTCCAACCGAAGCTGAAAGGGATCAAGGTAGTCTACGAGCCTATCGCGGACGCTTACGACAAGTGGATCGTCAACTCGCTGTCGGCGGGAACCGGCCCGGACCTCTTCTACGTGGATATCTTCTGGTCGCAGGGCTTGTTCTCCTCGGGTGCGGTGGAGCCGCTCGACGCCTACCTCGCCAAGTCTGCGGTCCTCAAGAAGGAGGAGATCGTTCCGTCTCTGCTCCAGGCTTTCACCTACAGGGGCAAGATCTACGGCATCCCCAAGGACTTCAACACCCTCGCCGTCTTCTACAACAAAGACATCTTCGACCTCGCCCGGGTCCCTTACCCGGATGCGAAGGACGACTGGAACACCTTCTCCGATAAGCTCGCGCGCGTCAAGGCAGCGGTGCCGGAGGTGTACGGAATCGCCGTCCCTCCAGACTACGCCCGGTTCGGAGCGTTCGCCCACGCCGCCGGGTTCCGGGCGTTTGACGAAAAAGGCAAGACGAATGTGAACGTCCCCACGTTCAAGGATGCATTCAACTACTACACGGGCCTCGTCAAGAAGGGAATCGGGGTCATGCCGGCAGACATCGGGCAGGGCTGGGGCGGAGGCGCGTTCCAGGCGGAGAAAGTAGCCGTGGCGCTCGAGGGTGCGTGGATGATCGGATTCCTGAGGGACCAGGCCCCTAACCTCAACTACGGGACGACGCTCATCCCCAAGAACCCCAAGACCGGGCAGCGAGGGAACTTCATCTTCACAGTATCCTGGTCCATGAGCGCAGCCTCCAAACACAAGGACGAGGCGTTTAGGGTCCTCGAGCTTCTGACCAGCCCCGAGGCGCAGCAATGGGTTCTCGAGCGCGGGCTCGCGCTTCCGTCCCGCGCGGCGCTGGTCGACAATCCTTACTTCAGGAAGGCCGACAAGGAGGCCATTGCGAACCGTACCGTCTTCGAGGGCGCGTCCGACGGCAATGTGGTGCCCTACGAATTCGGCGCATACGGTGGAGACTGGATGACTCCGATCAACCAGGCCTTAAACGCGGTCATGAGTGGTCAGCAGACCGTCGAGAAAGCCTTAGACGAGGCACAGAAGCGCTTCGACGCCCTGGTGAAGTAGGAGCGAGCACGGTCGGAGGCAGATGGGATGACCAAAGCGGCCGGCTCGCTGCAGTGTGGGTTTCCGGCACATCCCGCGCGGCGAAGCCGACCGCTTGCCCCGGCCTCCTCCCCTGGTACCTCTCCACATCTTCAAAGGGGGCGAGAACTTGAGGCCATCGCGGTGGTCCGTTCTGGAGGAGAGGCTATCCCCCTACATCTTGCTGGCGCCGTTTCTGTTCTTCATTCTGGTGTTCTTCGGGTACGCGTTTGCGCGGGCGCTTTACTTCAGCTTCACTGACTACAACCTGTTCACGAAGCCCACTTGGATCTGGTTTCGGAACTACGCGAATCTCTTTCGAGACTATCAGTTCGGAAGGGCCTTTAAGAACTCCGTTACCTTTGCCGTCTTGGTCACCTTCACTCAGACCGCCCTTGGGCTAGCGCTTGCGGTGTTCATGAACCAAAGGATCCGCGGGATCCACTTCTTCAGGGCCGCGTACTACATGCCGAGCGTCACCTCGAGCGTGGTGATTACGCTCATCTTCATGTGGCTTTACCAACGCATGGGCTTGATCAACTTCCTTGCGACGAAGGTGATGGAGCACAGGGTCGGCATCGGACTGTTCTTCGCTGTGTTCGCCGCAGCCCAGACAGGCCTCGTGCGATGGGAACGCGCGCACAAGAGACCGGCCGGCGCCCTTGAGCCAAGCCTCTTGCTGGTGTCTGCCTGCGCAGCCGCTGTCGTTGTATGGGTCCTGGCCTTCGCCGGGGTGGTCCGGCCCGACTCTGCGGTGCAGCCGATCAGGACCATCTGGCTGAATACCCGGCAGACGTTCCCACAGTGGGCCGGGGCTCTTGGGTTCCCCGTTCCCCTGGGGGCGATAATGATCCTGAACATCTGGACGACCGCGCCCACGATGATGCTGCTTTTCCTCGCGGGCCTACAGGACATCCCGAGGGAGTTATATGAGGCGGCCGCGGTGGACGGGGCGACCGGGCTTGCGTCCTTTCGGCACATAACCCTGCCTTGCCTGCGCCACGTGACCTTCCTCGTACTCACTATGGGTTTGATCTCGACGCTTCAGATGTTCGACCAGGTCGCGATCGTGGGAGACCAGGCTCCGCTTGAGTCCATCATCACCCTCGCCTACTACGTCTACCACAATGCTTTCCCGGGCTCGGCGGTGCCCCGCATCGGCATGGCGTCCGCGGCTGCGATGATCTTGGCAGTGTTCACGCTCG is drawn from Bacillota bacterium and contains these coding sequences:
- a CDS encoding DUF4928 family protein, which translates into the protein MVCAGLAVLEHMRSAFPLSEDDYLTEGNQVKTSGAMISRVLSRYGETRTYAKEGARTTRRTRVAAERMAKILNARDGIAELSPEERLQVIDELRKWLTGRAKECFDRKRIEVSIELEKPMSCIIGDILQAAHDRNLASAVAQHLVGAKLTLRCPDTQIENHSYTTADEQLGRPGDFLIGDSVFHVTVAPMPPLFEKCLRNISDGYRVVVLTQRTRLEAARQMAEQAGLHNRIDVSSVEQFVGQNVCETGKFTRLGTQHELRSLSEVYNSRVEELETNKAIMIEISMNL
- a CDS encoding ABC transporter permease: MLEIPFVSFLQDWLSASVRMTTRIALAAQGGLISERSEAFNIALEGSMLIGAFAATAVSHYTQSPLAGVLAAVLAGALVALIHAAVSVSLGANQIVSGVAINLAALGLTTIFARMYLRPGLVARVPALSVVPIPPLSQIPLVGPVFFRQTGITYALYVVAPALAFLLFRTTWGLALRATGEYPKASETAGLNVTVIRYVCVTTSGMLAALRGASLSVAQVKMFTEGMTAGRGFIALAAIILGRWNPLGTLAAAALFGAADALRLRVQVLNIGIPYRLIVALPYVLALAALVGFKGRSSAPAAIGVAYRREEG
- a CDS encoding very short patch repair endonuclease, with protein sequence MRTCLHAAGFRFRLHRRDLPGRPDIVLPRYKTAVFVNGCLWHGHECKRGHMPSTHHEYWAQKIARNVARDLRNHQALRDLGWNVVVIWECSLATGVDDLLSQLRERRGREPRGYRESQFIGSLRSQS
- a CDS encoding LacI family transcriptional regulator; protein product: MRRVTLKDIAARAGVSVTAVSRALNGHKDIAEDTRVRIKELARSLNYQPNIVARSLVTQRSRAIGLFLLGREKGQGFSHPFSGQIINGMLDKLTENGYDLIVFNVNRAPRSGEPSYLDLCRRRNVEGAFFMGLRLDDPWLPELKNSSIPVVALDMPLAGQRAFSVGCDNVSGAYAAVRYLIELGHSKIGMINGHAQAAVSFDRQEGYKAALVDSGLPYDPRLVVEGNFDMETGRAAFARLLAAAPEVTAVFAASDLMAFGVLKEAAERGIRVPDDLSVIGFDNIDMSSMASPPLTTMSQPRYELGQTVGEMFVSACNGKMPLSTVLLKADLIVRNSTASPNQRLRR
- the dcm gene encoding DNA (cytosine-5-)-methyltransferase; translated protein: MSLTFYDFFAGSGLVTLALSEDWSCAWANDIDPKKAEVHNANFGSNHLHLGDIAHISAASLPQGADMAWASFPCQDLSLAGWRKGMTARRSGTFWEFWRVMNELWQVDDRPPLIVLENVPGLLYDDSFPGLREALASLGLQFGALVVDGVHFVPQSRPRVFIVAVDSRLDCSAYTQPLPGRSMVSAQLGALMDQARRAGVRFVEVVGVAGSSVQLWAKCS
- a CDS encoding ABC transporter substrate-binding protein; amino-acid sequence: MKRNIVFSLVLLAALLGTTTTFHAADVEIRVAGFGGNDVAIVEELLARFVQPKLKGIKVVYEPIADAYDKWIVNSLSAGTGPDLFYVDIFWSQGLFSSGAVEPLDAYLAKSAVLKKEEIVPSLLQAFTYRGKIYGIPKDFNTLAVFYNKDIFDLARVPYPDAKDDWNTFSDKLARVKAAVPEVYGIAVPPDYARFGAFAHAAGFRAFDEKGKTNVNVPTFKDAFNYYTGLVKKGIGVMPADIGQGWGGGAFQAEKVAVALEGAWMIGFLRDQAPNLNYGTTLIPKNPKTGQRGNFIFTVSWSMSAASKHKDEAFRVLELLTSPEAQQWVLERGLALPSRAALVDNPYFRKADKEAIANRTVFEGASDGNVVPYEFGAYGGDWMTPINQALNAVMSGQQTVEKALDEAQKRFDALVK
- a CDS encoding sugar ABC transporter permease; amino-acid sequence: MRPSRWSVLEERLSPYILLAPFLFFILVFFGYAFARALYFSFTDYNLFTKPTWIWFRNYANLFRDYQFGRAFKNSVTFAVLVTFTQTALGLALAVFMNQRIRGIHFFRAAYYMPSVTSSVVITLIFMWLYQRMGLINFLATKVMEHRVGIGLFFAVFAAAQTGLVRWERAHKRPAGALEPSLLLVSACAAAVVVWVLAFAGVVRPDSAVQPIRTIWLNTRQTFPQWAGALGFPVPLGAIMILNIWTTAPTMMLLFLAGLQDIPRELYEAAAVDGATGLASFRHITLPCLRHVTFLVLTMGLISTLQMFDQVAIVGDQAPLESIITLAYYVYHNAFPGSAVPRIGMASAAAMILAVFTLVLVLVQKRITRA
- a CDS encoding ATP-binding cassette domain-containing protein, producing MPGIEAEVRRLSARYSLDVDPQAKVRHLPVGVQRRVEILKALFRRARVLILDEPTSGLSPPETAALLDAIRRLRTEGLMVLFITHKLKEALDVSDSITVLRRGRVAGSMEARDADEETLASPMIGQRTPPVLNRASISSGREVLRVEDAHCLDDRGRLVLAGVSLTVFQHEVVGIAGVDGNGQRELSEVVLGIRPLTRGRITFEGQDVRNLSPRQRFERGAALIPENRRLQGLVMDASIAENLILKSHRRAPLSRKGLLSHAAIRRKAAELIDQ
- a CDS encoding BMP family protein, which produces MKARLIAAFALLFLSVSALPMTAATPLKVALVMPGVITDQVWNQNGYEGLLAIKDKLGAQIAYTERVPQPEQAQALADYARRGFDIVIGHGGEFDAAVNQVASRFPKTEFVVTNGTATGPNVASLAINHWQVAYMAGTVAGLMTKTGELAIITGQEFQAVRDMIDGFTAGAQAAKSSNKVVVSYTGGWDDIGKAKEAALAHIADGADVLYPMLDMAFIGVIEAAREKKVWSMGFQRDHLDLAPDTLLTSALEDVGHAMVWFVKTVAEGKFEGKHYWVGVEEPAAAGLGRFGAMVPEKVRQQAEKVRQAILAGTMARSK